Proteins from one Gimesia maris genomic window:
- a CDS encoding GNAT family N-acetyltransferase, translated as MNIRLATLADLDAMTEIYNEAILTTTATFDMEPMTRDERLPWFESHDERHPIFVAVVDNQIAGWACLSQWRPRQAYADTAETSFYVKASHRGRGIGRQLKQAIIEEARRLGYHTLIAGVAEGNEVSLHLNQSFGFEVVGTFKEVGKKFGKVLDVTYLQLMLN; from the coding sequence ATGAATATTCGGCTAGCGACATTAGCGGATCTCGATGCGATGACCGAGATTTATAACGAAGCCATTCTGACGACAACAGCGACCTTCGATATGGAACCGATGACACGGGACGAACGCTTGCCCTGGTTTGAATCGCATGACGAACGGCATCCGATTTTTGTCGCTGTCGTGGACAACCAGATCGCGGGCTGGGCCTGTCTTTCCCAGTGGCGTCCTCGACAGGCTTATGCAGATACGGCGGAAACCTCGTTTTATGTCAAAGCCTCTCATCGCGGCCGGGGTATTGGGCGGCAGTTGAAGCAGGCGATCATTGAAGAAGCACGCCGCCTGGGTTATCACACACTGATCGCCGGCGTCGCGGAAGGGAACGAGGTCAGCCTGCATCTCAATCAGAGTTTTGGATTCGAAGTCGTGGGTACATTTAAAGAGGTCGGAAAGAAATTCGGCAAAGTCCTGGACGTGACCTATCTGCAACTCATGCTGAACTGA
- a CDS encoding GNAT family N-acetyltransferase: protein MHDILIREATPADAAAATTVSETAFAPLRSIYRPTGAALARQAERAQAGTRIVAELDGPIVATVQYDLHADHIHVIGLAVHPDFQRKGIARQLLDWICIQAKKLGQPAVVLDTIRETGNVPLFETLGFRITHEETATWCVSETYHELHVVKLERLV, encoded by the coding sequence ATGCACGACATTCTGATTCGGGAAGCGACACCCGCGGACGCTGCAGCAGCGACCACCGTTTCTGAAACGGCGTTTGCACCGCTGCGTTCCATCTATCGTCCCACCGGCGCTGCGCTGGCCCGCCAGGCGGAACGTGCTCAGGCTGGCACACGAATCGTGGCTGAGCTGGACGGCCCCATTGTGGCAACCGTTCAATATGATCTGCATGCCGATCACATCCATGTCATCGGCCTGGCTGTCCATCCCGACTTTCAACGCAAAGGTATCGCGCGGCAATTACTGGACTGGATCTGTATTCAAGCAAAGAAACTTGGACAGCCTGCGGTCGTGCTGGATACAATCCGGGAGACAGGCAATGTCCCCCTGTTTGAAACACTGGGCTTTCGCATCACCCATGAAGAGACAGCAACCTGGTGTGTCAGCGAAACGTACCACGAACTTCATGTTGTCAAACTGGAACGCCTGGTTTAG
- a CDS encoding Gfo/Idh/MocA family protein → MTAPRITRREALQTTAALGAGLWLGTSTQPTRAAANEKMNVAVIGIGGRGVANLNGVAKTENIVALCDVDDKRAGKAYERFPQAKKYADYRRMLDEMENQIDAVVVSTPDHTHFHPSMIAMTMGKHLYCEKPMAHSVWEVREMTKLAAKNKLATQLGMQRHALANMHRAVELIKSGTIGDVSEVYSWISSTRGMPPEPVKTAPVPETLDWDLWIGPAKFRPYAVNSKGEGALAPYNWRFWWDYGTGETGNWGCHILDIPFWALDLKYPTRVAASGPKIDAERTPTEMLTSFNFPANDKRGPVKLHWSQEKNGPTILKEKGLSLKGANTLFVGSKGMLLTGFGSLKLFPEKSFDGFKAPEPFIPDSPGFYKEWTDACKGGSPATCNFDYSGPLSETVLLGNTAYRAGGGFDWNADTLTATGNESAKPFLHSEFRKGWEEFTS, encoded by the coding sequence ATGACCGCCCCACGTATTACCCGTCGCGAAGCACTGCAGACAACGGCTGCCCTGGGAGCGGGGCTCTGGCTGGGAACATCGACGCAACCGACGCGGGCTGCTGCGAATGAGAAAATGAATGTTGCGGTGATCGGCATTGGTGGTCGCGGGGTGGCGAACCTGAATGGAGTCGCCAAAACCGAAAACATCGTTGCGCTGTGCGATGTCGACGACAAACGGGCGGGCAAAGCGTACGAGCGATTTCCCCAGGCGAAAAAATACGCCGACTACCGCCGCATGCTGGATGAGATGGAAAACCAGATTGACGCAGTCGTCGTGAGCACTCCCGATCATACGCACTTCCATCCCTCCATGATCGCGATGACGATGGGCAAGCATCTGTACTGTGAAAAGCCGATGGCTCATTCAGTCTGGGAAGTGCGCGAGATGACAAAACTCGCTGCTAAGAACAAGCTGGCGACCCAACTGGGCATGCAGCGACACGCGCTGGCCAACATGCATCGGGCTGTCGAACTGATCAAGTCGGGCACGATCGGCGATGTGAGTGAAGTCTACAGCTGGATCAGTTCCACGCGAGGTATGCCCCCTGAGCCGGTCAAAACGGCCCCCGTTCCCGAAACGCTGGACTGGGATTTGTGGATCGGTCCCGCGAAGTTCCGTCCTTACGCGGTCAACTCCAAAGGGGAAGGCGCGCTGGCACCGTACAACTGGCGGTTCTGGTGGGATTACGGCACCGGGGAGACCGGCAACTGGGGCTGTCACATCCTGGACATCCCTTTCTGGGCGCTCGATCTGAAATATCCGACCCGCGTCGCCGCCTCGGGACCAAAGATCGACGCCGAGCGCACGCCGACCGAAATGTTGACGAGCTTCAACTTCCCGGCCAACGACAAACGGGGTCCCGTGAAACTGCACTGGTCGCAGGAGAAGAACGGACCGACGATTCTGAAAGAAAAGGGACTCAGCCTGAAAGGAGCCAACACGCTGTTTGTCGGCTCCAAGGGCATGCTGCTGACCGGGTTCGGCTCATTGAAACTCTTCCCCGAAAAATCGTTCGACGGTTTCAAAGCACCTGAACCATTCATTCCCGATTCGCCCGGCTTCTACAAAGAATGGACAGATGCCTGCAAAGGGGGCAGCCCCGCGACCTGTAACTTCGACTATTCGGGACCGCTCTCAGAAACCGTGCTGCTGGGCAATACCGCCTACCGCGCAGGAGGCGGCTTTGACTGGAATGCTGACACACTCACGGCCACCGGCAATGAGAGTGCGAAACCATTTCTGCATTCCGAATTCCGCAAGGGGTGGGAGGAGTTTACGAGTTAG